In Halorhabdus rudnickae, the following proteins share a genomic window:
- a CDS encoding nuclear transport factor 2 family protein, whose amino-acid sequence MAPEERMDRVRTYYRALDEHDYDCLASLLSPTFVQRRPDRTLQGRDQFVRFMREERPDPDTSHPIDAIYCSGDGELAARGRLLHDDGEEITAFVDVFELGDDGIESVRTYTR is encoded by the coding sequence ATGGCCCCGGAAGAGCGGATGGATCGCGTGCGGACGTACTATCGAGCGCTGGACGAGCACGACTACGACTGCCTGGCGTCGCTGCTCTCTCCCACCTTCGTCCAGCGCCGGCCGGATCGAACGCTGCAGGGGCGCGACCAGTTTGTCCGGTTCATGCGCGAGGAGCGACCCGACCCCGATACCAGCCATCCGATCGACGCGATCTACTGTAGTGGCGACGGTGAACTCGCCGCCCGTGGCCGGCTCCTCCACGACGACGGCGAGGAGATCACTGCCTTCGTGGACGTCTTCGAACTCGGCGACGACGGAATCGAATCAGTGCGGACGTACACCCGGTAA